DNA from Bacillus sp. Marseille-P3661:
CGAGTAAGCAGTCTCCAGGCATCGCCTTTTTTTAACAACTTGATTTGATTGCTTTTCCCTCCAGACAAAAGGACCCTACTCACTTCATGAAGCAGCGAATAAAAGTTCAAAAGATACGTTCGAACATAAGGTAGTTTAGTTACAACAAACGCTGCCGCCATGTAAACAATAATTGTCAATGAATGCATCTTCATTATTCTCCTTTCTTTTTAATAAGAAAAGGAAGCACCAAAGAATGAAATGGTACTTCCTCCTAGGTCATACATAAACTTGCTTTACGATAGTGCCTCTTTTTCACTTTTTAATTTCACTAATTCTCTATTTAATTCTTCCTCGTTTACATAAGATGTTTCGTATTTAACTAATGGATTGGAAAATGAATTGCCTGCTTGTACCTCTGCTTCCATTAATAAAATACGGTCTTCTGAACGAGCCAATCCTCTTAAAATATTGTCAGTTTGGAATGAACCAGCAACTTTTTGAATGTCCTTAATTGACTGTGCAACGTTTACACGTGAAGCTAAAAGGATTTTCTTATGTTGCAGTTCATTATATGTTTGGTGCAGTTCATCCACTTTTTCTGTTAGCATTTCAGTCTGCTCTTTAATCACTTCATATTGCTGCTCATAAAGACTTAACTGCTTTTCATACGTAAGTTTTTCTTGTACAGCCAATTTAGCAATGGTCTCCTCATCTTGGTCAAGAGCCAGTTTCGCCTGACGTGTTCTTTTTTCCACTACTGCTTTTGTTTCCAAAATAAGTGCTGCTTGTTTATTTTCTGCAAAAATCTGACGTGATAAAGCTCTTTGTGCTTTTATAATTTCTTGCTCCATTTCTCTAGAGTATTCGTTTAGCATCGCAATTGGATCTTCAAGGTTATCAAGCCATCCATTCATATCAGCTTTTGCTATCGTTTTGATTCTTTTAAATAAACCCATTTTAATCATTCTCCTTTTTTGTTCATTACATTATTTTCCCATTGATCTAATACACTTGCTTTTTGTGTCGATATAGGTCTTTGTGAACTCATTAAAGATGTATCTATAAACGTTTGCATTGAGGAAACTTTCGATTTTCTTCTTAGCCATTTCACTACCAAAAACAAAACGACAAGCCCTACAATTAAGAAAAGTAGGAATCCAAACCAAGAAAATCCATTATAATGTTGGTGCCCCATGTGTTGCGGTCCCCAACCATGGTGTGGGGTCATACCTTTTGGGCCATGTCCATGGAAACCATCAGCAAGAGCGCGTAAGCCTCCAAATAGAAAATGGAATACATTCATAACTAGGATCATTGTCGCAATGTTAACCGTCCAGAATATGCCTTTTTTCACTTTTGCATTCATCGCATTCGTACCTCCTTTCGTACTTGATGTTTGTAGTTTAGTAGACTTTGGTGAAAACTTAGTGAAAAAGAAAAAATGTAAAATTGATAGATCTATTTTTATCCCGACACAGATGCTCATTAGTACAATAAATATGGAAATAGGTTAAAGGGTAAATAGGTGGTAGTCATGAACTTTTGAAGCATGCACTTCAGACCAGTAATCTACTTTATGAAAGTAGCGGAATATTTAAGTTTTACGGAGGCCAAATTGAAAAAACCTGGTGTATTTAGCTAGTAGCATAACAATACAACAGGTTGTACCTAATAATATTTGAAACTATATTTAATTCTAAAATTCATAACTGTTACTTACCTTTCTTATTCAACAACCTACATTTGCTGAACAAGAAATGGCACATTAGATTATTCAATTAATATCAATTTCTCCAATAACAGGTCTACCGGTCGAATGATATTCTATATTGTAATGACTTGTTTCGTCGAGGGGAAAACAATTTCTTCCATCGAAGATAATGGGGGTTTTCATTAGTTCTGCAAATATTGTTAAAGGCAGTTCCTTAAACTCAGACCACTCTGTAACGATCACTGCTAAGTCGGCACCTAGTAGGGTTTCATCTATGTTTGAAGTTAAGACTACTTTATTTGATAATATGCTTTTTGCTTTTTCCATGGCAATTGGATCATATGCAAATACTTGTGCACCTTCTGATAGAAATTGTTCAGAGATTGCCAAAGAAGGTGCATTGCGAATATCATCGGTATTTGGTTTAAATGCCAGTCCTAATAAAGCTATTTTTTTATCTTTTAAAGTACTAAAACGATTTTTAGCCTTTTCGACTATACGAACAGGTTGTTTATGATTGACGTTTATTACTGTTTCTAACATTTCAAAATGGTATCCCGCTTGATCAGCGATTTGCAACAGCGCTGCAGTATCCTTAGGGAAACAAGAACCTCCATATCCAACACCCGCTTGAAGAAATTGCTTTCCAATTCGAGAATCTAAC
Protein-coding regions in this window:
- a CDS encoding PspA/IM30 family protein, producing the protein MGLFKRIKTIAKADMNGWLDNLEDPIAMLNEYSREMEQEIIKAQRALSRQIFAENKQAALILETKAVVEKRTRQAKLALDQDEETIAKLAVQEKLTYEKQLSLYEQQYEVIKEQTEMLTEKVDELHQTYNELQHKKILLASRVNVAQSIKDIQKVAGSFQTDNILRGLARSEDRILLMEAEVQAGNSFSNPLVKYETSYVNEEELNRELVKLKSEKEALS